The sequence below is a genomic window from Vigna radiata var. radiata cultivar VC1973A unplaced genomic scaffold, Vradiata_ver6 scaffold_183, whole genome shotgun sequence.
AAGGAAATTGAACACTAAATTCAACAATAAGAAGAAGTTCCTAACTAATCTAAGAAATAGTTGAACAGGTCTATAGAAGGAGTATGAGGTGAAACAAAGCTGAAGTTTGAAGAAGGGCTTGGCAAGACGAAAGCACCAGCCCCCTCCGTAAAATTTCTTCCACTTTGAAACGCGGGACTCAAATCGTGAAGGAAGCTAACCATGGATGGATCCGAAGACGGAGGAGAGAAAAAATTTGAAGGAATGGGAGAGAGTGAAGCCGGCCCCGGAGACAAAATCCCTTGAAACATGTTTTGTTGCGATCTCTCCACTACCCCATCACCAATGATCTCTATCCCTTCCACATCGTTTATGATATTCATATCCCCGTGACCCATCACCGGTTTCTTCCCCATAGGCGACAAGGCCTTCTCCACGGTGGCGTAACGCGCCGCCGGTGACACCATTCCGCCGCCGGTGTTAAAAGGGTCGTTGTTAATGATGTTGGGAAGAGGGTCggagttgttgttgttgttgttggaggaggaggaggaggaggaggaagtgGAGCCAGTGAGGCGTTGAACGAGGTTCATGAAGTCACTTGGTGTGGTGTGGATAACCTTGGGGGAAACGGTGTAGATTATTATGGGTTGACGCGGTGGTGGTTGGGGGTGGGAAGGTTGTGGTGGCAAGGGTGGTTTTTTGATTTTATGAGAGTCTTTGTTTATCCTGAGCGGTGTGGGGCGTGGACCTTGGAGTTGTAGTTCTCTCCTGGGCGATCTTTCCGTGGGAATGTGTGAGAATTGATCCATGTTGGTGCGATGAGAGGGTGGTGAGAATGTTATTGAAGAGTGGTGAAGCATAGTTGTGTTGTGATTTTAATCTGGGGATGGAATATAAGGGCAGATATAAAGAGATCTGGTCAATGGTGAAGAGGGATTATTTTAATGAGAGATTACAAGTTTTTGGTAAAGTTTGGCTTATTGTGAGGTAATTTTTAAGGGTTTTTTCAGAGCTACGGCCGGTTTCGTGATGTTGTGGTTGTCTGAACGCGTCTGGGGAGAGTTGGAAAAGGTCTCTTCTTCCTTTGGCATGTCATTGTAGGATGTGATGACGTGGGTTGAGAGTTGTGTGTGAGAGAGTTCGAATGCAAGTGGATCAGTGTTGACAACTTGACAGTGGCCCATGTAACGCTCTGTGTGGTTTCTATTTCGTATCATTCAATGAGAATTTAAGACTTTTGAGTGCAACATGGCTATGCAGTGAATCTAACGGAGAACCCGTCCTTCTCctatatttctttcttctttgggTTACCATTTGCTCATCTATTATGGTTAATTTAGGTTACTAATGCTTCCTTTCCACATCTGTATCATTAGTTAATATTTACCCATCAACATAAAACTAATGACTATGACTTCTTAGTTATGATCAGCAAATTTCGGAAAAGAAAAGTACATGTAATTTTCGGATTTAAAATCTCCAAGAATCCGgtaattaataaacaataaaagacCTAATTATCATTgtggtaaaagaaaatatatgttatatggATACACTCTTAGTTgttatatatctatatttttatttgttaatatttataataaattattatatttgatcatatttgagagtgaatttaagtttaacttttaAACATATACTCTTTCGTCGTTAGTAGATTCAattcaacaaatattatttaaatagattgctagatattttaatttaaatcattctCATAAAACTAAATAgtaaactataaattaattttattaaaaaaaaagataaatgttaTATGAATACACTCTTCGTTGTTATTTATtggttaatatttataataaactattatatttgATGATATTTCTAATTGTGACAgtgtttttttatgaattagTAGGTGGTGTAGGAGAAGGTTACGAGGTTTTATTTGTGGATGAGCTTGGTGTGATGGCTATAGTTGAATGATATGTAGGTAGAAGAAGGGCGTGAGTCTCATGGTGGGATCCACTTTAATACCCTTTTACTTGTTCAGTGGAAGGATTTCATATTGCAACTTTTATTTGCAGCATTGTTAATAATACGACCACgatatatattaacaattttttataataaattatatgcattattttattagtttatatatttaaaacggatcaataataaattattatataaatgtggtaaaaaagttgttaaaaaattattaaaaaatatttttcttaataataatagaagggaccaatgaaagaaataacagtatatttataaattctggtatatataacttttattattttgctaaaaaataaataacccTTTCCACAAGATGCCTTTAACACAAAAGGCACCTTGTGTCAcctataattaatatttttctactttattatatatagcaaatgtaaagatttaaaaaactattaaaacgAACACTTACGTGCATGCATAGTAAATTTTTGAGGTGGACGTTGTTTGAATCCTTTGGCCATAGGCAATTGTCACCCTTTTGTTTAGACAAAATAGGTCTGGATACAGTCTATATTCAGATTTTAGATTGTATTTCGATGAGCACGTTAGTCAATATATGTGATTGTGATTTCTCTCggataattgttaaaaatttaagggATAAATATGGTTTTGGTTtctgttaaataaaattagaaatggtttataatttaaactttgatcaaatttagtttttgtattttcaaaaacattagttttagttcttattttttaaatatgttaaaatttatcatataggataaatatagttttaattcaatattaGAGGAGTTGACTCGTGTCtaaaacatgttatttttttaattagaatataacttaaaattaatttttaagtttatttaaaaattttaaaactcttaTGTTCATCTAGCCTAGGTTTTTTAggattaactaaaaaaaaaatttattacgtGAAACCATTGTTGCCATAAACATTTAATGGTGAAATCCAAGAGTTCTATTCTTCATCACTTCAACACACAATCTTTTAGGcattgttcacttgagtggatttgtaggagagtaattgagagaatttgaagataaatttttttgttgtttatttgaatagatttggagataagtaagagtggattaaaaaataatttttttttaatttgtcacataaattaaatcctacgctaatttctcacaaactttacttccaaattcactctcgtttaccttcaaattcactcaaataaacaacaacaaaaaattaccttcaaatcctctcaaatccactcaagtaaatAAGGCCTTACTCTCCTCCGTCACTTCCATTATCTTCAACCATCAAACACCACTCAACTTTCGGTCATTATCGCTGACGGTACCTTGTTCGGTCGTGGTGATTGTGGAGGTAGCAATTTCTAGGTTTGCGAGCATCATGATAAGAACTCTAAGGGTTTCTGAATTTCTGAAAAAAGAataatgagttgggttgagctcACCACTCTCTACATCTCTTATTTTGTTATCCATCAactattatttgtattttttacaattttttcattttaattaaacaaattaaattaacatgTGGTTGCACGTGTCACCCATGTGTTAGTAGTCCAAATACTAATTTGGAATGTTGTTTAATTTCTAGCATAGACTTTAACATATTTGGAATATAGGGATCAAAATTAGTGCTTTGAAAGTACATGATCAATCAGTACTAAAGTTTCGACTATAgagtattttcaattttatataatacttaCATATTCATCTCAAACTTAATTCATCCATCTCTTATCTTTCTCTAAATTAATATTTGGTTGTGTTTTTAagtatctaataaaaaaatatatatgtatttagtGTTTTGTGGTCGttgattattaataataacttaaaaatgttattagttAATGgagtaataaattttatatttgcttatttagttttatttatgtgGTGAGGATGAATTGTAAAGTGAATAGAAAGTGAAGTAATTGATATAATGGAAAgataatgaatttaataaagtttattGTTATGTAtgattgatttgatttattaataaatgttgAAAGGTTGGTTTTTTTATGTACTTAGAAATATGagttaaaaatgaaactaaattatatttttaaaaataattattaatatgagaatagtttttattaattgataataatattaaaaaataaaagaaaacaaaaaagtaaaattatttttaaaaattaaacattaaatatagaataaaagaCATTACTCGATAATGTCAATTGAATTCACATGAATAAAATAGTCAACTAGAATTATAACACATAACAATTTAAAGAAAGACGATATAAATATGAAGTTTTCAAAGTTACTATACCcattattaatatgtttaaattattaataatggaAAGACTtgtaatactaaaaaaaatactatttatcgACAAAAATTATATGGATATTGTATTTATTGATAaactttataaagaaaaaatatttttaaaataataagattatatttattgataaactttataaacaaaatatatttttaaacatattaacaTTTCACCCTTTATCTCACACTCTTTTACTcttattttcatcttcattatGATAACAAGTTCAATAACATAACAAGTTTTGTCTTCAAAAGctcttatttctttatttatggCATTAATCCATTATCGTTTTTATTGGCTTCAACACATGTTTGGGGTTCTTGATTAATAGATAAAGCGAGAGTATAGTTTCAAGCCACATTTGAGATAAGTTGATGTTTTCTCTCCACATTATAATTTTGTGTTGGAGTTTCAACACAACTTTTTGAATGATTTATCCCataattattatacaaataaGTGAATTGAgatttttgtctattatttgACATAATGGTCTTAATGATCttaccaaatttatttttaatataaacaacaaaatttgacaAAAGATTTCTAGTCTCAATTTTATTCTACGTAAGAAAAACTCAAGAATGTTTAGTATGATCGTCGACtatggttaaaaaatatttatgttcatGTATAGAGGGAACAAATATGGGATTTCatatacactagtgcaaaaacgctttttaacgttggttattttgggtttttaatgtCTACTAAACAATCGACGTCATTTCcagtgacgtcaatgggacgtcgaacatgaatataaccgacgtctataatgacgtcagtcaacaccatgtccgacgtcactaaacgtcggagtatgactaactggacgtctaaagacattatatagacgtcggtctgagcaataaccgacatcgaagaggcactaaagacttcgaaaatgGCACTGATtgacgtctaaaaggtactataACGTCGGTGTATacattaaccgatgtctaatacagtggttgtgttttagtgcaattttgttcccgtctttggatagcctagtagcacaatctccttttgatagtttcccctaaaaaaaagcttgcgtcttttgaatttcttatggcatttcaacccaaaactaaaCCTGGATTGTTACTTAGTttcattttcatccgcaagagggaaaaatcacggtgaaacgataactacgaaacgacccagggtcgtttttgggttgaaacgaccaaaagaaattcacaagacgctgctttttctgggaggcaactagcaaatggagaatgtgttattacgttaccccaagaaaggaacaaaactgcactaaaacacagcacaaagaaagcaaattttaatcagttgaaccagaagataatcgatgaaagactaaactaaacaaagtttaaacggtaagcataaaaaaaaacacgcacctaggatgcaatgccgcaagagagaaaaaggagaggaggaagacgataaagatattaGAAACAATAATGGAatgccacaagagagaaaaagaagaggtgccgcaagcgagaaaaagaagaggtgccgcaagagaaaaaggagaagagaaagaCGATATCAAAAATTGAATGTCACGGagagtttgcggtttatttaaaatgaaattggacgtcagttgctccagaaaccgacgtctatagtcacatagacgttggttatcccactaatatgacgtccaagttaacatttaaactgactttttgaatacccattagacgtcggtttcgaggGGAGCTGATGTCTAGGAGTTGAAcggattgacgtttgatttcctgtcagggatgttcacgactgttgtgatggggcgccgacgtctatagtaacgtagacgtcggtgctcATCTAGCCGACGTTTaaggccctcgagtttggtggacataattaattacaggcacatagatgtcgcttcccctcaacaccgacgtctaaattgaagaattttttgtcttcccgccttccagacaggccttagacgtcgccttttgactacgtgacgtctaagcgcctgggaattaggtgaagagcattaattgcagcccagtagacgtcgaCCCCTCTTAACACCGACGTCACTGGACTGTCTTCTCActtacctcaggccattagacgtcggtttgtggTAGTGGGGACGTCTACattatcatagacgtcgccttacctcaaaaccgacgtctagtttaccaagctatttacgataatgccaccgtccactcatatacgtcgggttacccgcaaaccgacgtcttctgggtgatgttaaacaacatttttgcactagtgatatcAACATGTATCAtatcaaaataatcaaagaaTAACTATCActttgcaaaaaataaaacttgtattgttttgaataatgacaaacatcaatatagtCAGAGTGAAAGTAAggaaaaattcttcaaatttgtttaataacCCAATCAGTAGGGTGTCCTAATCTACAATGTCATCTGTGTATGTCATGTTTAGAACAATGTAGGACAATCTTAGCATAACTTTTTTGCTAACGATAAAAGGAAGATCATCGAGATATTATAGGTCTTTAGTGAAACTAGCACGCTTGATAATCTTGGATGTAATAGTGTCGTGTATCTAACAACACTCAGTgggaaatattattttacaattcaaatctttaattaaagtttgaatagaaattaggttaaaagaaaatttaaggatatataaaacattaaaaataatgagttttTCAGAAAATTGAATAATTCTAGTAAAAAAGGCAATGACACAAGAATTATTAGGAAATTTAAcattcatcaattttattttatagagaatgataaaattttctttattgtgGGTAATGTGATCAGTGGTCATTGTGtcaaaaattcataatttaccTTGTTGGGTGTTAACagtaaaaacattattattgcTTCTTTGAACGTGGCTAACATTGTGTTTTGAATCATCAGACTCTTTAGGAAGTTTCAGAAGCCTTTTCATTTGTTCAGAAGTGAGAGTAGTGGTCTCTTTCTTAATGACTTGTTTGTCATGCTCTAAGATATCATCTTTGACATTGAAATTGCACATCTATTGATTGTCTTTGCCTTGGTCTCCATTGTTGATTACTTATTTCTTGACCATTGGTAATCATCATTCTGTTTGTACCTTGATGAATACCCATGCTTGGAGTAGCACTCGTCCACAATGTGATTCATCTTGTGGTAGTAAGAACATTGCTTACATTTGTTTGGATTTCTTCCTTTTCCACTTCCTTGAATACGCGAACCATTCACTCTTCCTTAAGCTTTCCAAGAAGCTTGTTCTTGCtacttataattcttttttatgctgttaagaaaattttttcttttagcacTTAGATTTCCAAAACTGTTAGTTTGTCATTCTTGTTGTATGATCAAggaaaaaaacttatttatgttGGGTAGAGGTTCTATTAAAAGGATTTAAgttgttacattattataggtTTCATTTAGAccctttaaaaagaaaatggcaTGCTCTGGTTCCTATATTTTCTAAAGGTTCTGGATAAATCACATTCACAAGGTTTACCATAAATGAAACTCGGTGTAGGCCTTAAAAATTCTAATTCTttccataatatttttaaatcaatgaaaaattGTGTAATGTTTGTAAACAATGAAAAATTGTGTAATGTTTTTTTCCTCTTGTTGAATGGAATGTACCTCCTGTGGAAGATCTGAAACATAAAAGTAGTCACTTTTAAAGAATCTTTTCctaaaataatctaaaagatATTTAGCTAGGTCAATATACATGACATTTTCACCAATTTAAGGGGATAAAGATATGAAAACCTATAAGATTATCATGACGTTGCATCTTTCTCACAATTCATAGAGAGGGTCTATATGCATAAGAGTCTTGATGCTCCTATCAATAACTTCAACTTGCTTTTGGACAAAAGGGAATGCTTCATGCTTTTTGCTCCAAGAAGTGTAGTTAGTTTCATTTAAAGAAAGCAAAACTagaattaaacctaaattttctCCTGGATGTA
It includes:
- the LOC106778886 gene encoding protein MKS1 — protein: MLHHSSITFSPPSHRTNMDQFSHIPTERSPRRELQLQGPRPTPLRINKDSHKIKKPPLPPQPSHPQPPPRQPIIIYTVSPKVIHTTPSDFMNLVQRLTGSTSSSSSSSSNNNNNNSDPLPNIINNDPFNTGGGMVSPAARYATVEKALSPMGKKPVMGHGDMNIINDVEGIEIIGDGVVERSQQNMFQGILSPGPASLSPIPSNFFSPPSSDPSMVSFLHDLSPAFQSGRNFTEGAGAFVLPSPSSNFSFVSPHTPSIDLFNYFLD